A genomic region of Ornithorhynchus anatinus isolate Pmale09 chromosome 7, mOrnAna1.pri.v4, whole genome shotgun sequence contains the following coding sequences:
- the RAB17 gene encoding ras-related protein Rab-17, translating into MAQSRIQKRSASLVENAQPQPSVFKLVLLGSSSVGKSSLVLRYVKNEFKSILPTVGCAFFSHLVCLDNATLKFEIWDTAGQEKYHSVCHLYFRGASAALLVYDITKKDSFHKAQQWLRELENEILNDETVIMLVGNKTDLMDEREVTEEEGKEFAESKKLLFLEASAKENHQVTEIFTAIAQELLLKEEQREAKAHQWKNSQVDLSETSGNRKKCCSN; encoded by the exons ATGGCTCAAAGCAGAATCCAGAAAAGGAGTGCATCTCTGGTGGAAAATGCCCAACCAcagccctctgtcttcaaactggTTTTGCTGGGAAGCAGTTCTGTGGGAAAATCGAGCTTGGTTCTTCGCTATGTGAAAAATGAATTCAAGAGCATCCTTCCTACTGTGGGCT GTGCTTTCTTCAGTCATCTGGTTTGCTTAGACAATGCCACTTTAAAGTTTGAGATCTGGGACACAGCAGGACAAGAGAAATACCACAGTGTTTGCCACCTCTACTTCAGGGGAGCGAGTGCCGCTCTACTGGTCTACGACATTACCAAGAAG gattctttccacaaggcccagCAGTGGTTGAGAGAACTGGAGAATGAGATCCTAAATGACGAAACTGTCATCATGCTGGTTGGCAACAAGACAGATCTTATGGATGAGCGGGAGGTTACAGAGGAG GAAGGAAAGGAGTTTGCAGAGAGTAAAAAACTACTGTTCTTGGAAGCATCGGCTAAGGAAAACCACCAAGTGACTGAGATCTTTACTGCCATAG CTCAGGAATTATTACtaaaggaagaacaaagggaggctAAGGCTCATCAGTGGAAGAATTCCCAAGTGGACCTGAGTGAAACAAGTGGAAACCGAAAAAAATGCTGCTCCAACTAA